The region TTGGCATTGGCAGCAATTTCGTGGGCCAGTCGTCCTTTGCGACGCATATCCTTGCGACTGAAAACAATGCAGCGCTTTTGCCGAAAACAGACCTCGACCTTACCGACGCTGCGCCACTCGGGTGCGGCATGGCAACGGGTGCAGGAACAGTGATAAACGCGATGAAACCGGAAATAGGGTCGACGATAGCCGTTTTCGGCGCAGGTGCTGTCGGCATGGCCGCCGTGATGGCCGCCAAAGTTCGTCGGTGCAGCAAGATTATCATCATAGATCTGAATCAGCAGAGGCTAGACATGGCCATGGGGCTTGGTGCCACACATGCGATCAACGGCAAAGATCCCGACGTAGTCAACCAGATCCATGCGCTGACGGGCGGCGGTGCCGACTTCGCGATCGACGCAGTTGGCATCATTCCGGTTATTCTGAACTCGATCAAGTGCACCCGTGCCGGCGGGCACGTTGTCTTGCTTGGCCTCGACGCGCTCGGGAACGACATTCCCATCCCCCTCGATCTAATGGTGTTCAATCGCAAGATCCAGGGTGCGATCCTTGGTGATCAGATTCCACAGCTGTTCATTCCGCAGATGATGGATCTTAATCAGGCTGGGCTTTTCCCCTTCCAAAAATTGATCACCAAGTATCC is a window of Rhizobium sp. CIAT894 DNA encoding:
- a CDS encoding NAD(P)-dependent alcohol dehydrogenase, encoding MVKITAAVAVKPKSPLEFRELELADPEGNEILVRTVASGICHTDLLLRDGIFGPPAPVIPGHEGVGVVEAVGPDVQSLKVGDHVALSQSSCGFCADCRRSHPMNCQNYTQYNLTGLRPNGKKALLCDEVGIGSNFVGQSSFATHILATENNAALLPKTDLDLTDAAPLGCGMATGAGTVINAMKPEIGSTIAVFGAGAVGMAAVMAAKVRRCSKIIIIDLNQQRLDMAMGLGATHAINGKDPDVVNQIHALTGGGADFAIDAVGIIPVILNSIKCTRAGGHVVLLGLDALGNDIPIPLDLMVFNRKIQGAILGDQIPQLFIPQMMDLNQAGLFPFQKLITKYPFEKINEAIADAEAGRVIKPVVVFN